In Pseudomonas lutea, the genomic stretch CATTTGCCGGACGGCCGCCGCAATCCGCTTTACCAACCCGTGTGCTATATGAAGGTACACGGGCAAAGCGAACTGAAGCGCCAACGCCGAGTATGCTGCATCCGCTACCGTGTCGACAGCCTTGACTACTGCAGCAACTGCCCGCTGTCCTGACTGACCGCGCACACATTGTGGGACCGGCTTCAGCCGGGAAAGCGCCAGTCGTCAGGCTGCAAGACTGAGGCTGATGCCACCGGCCTCTTCCCGGCTTAAGCCGGTCCCACAAAGGCATCGCGCACACCGATTGGCACTGGCTGAAACCCCGATTTGTGGGGACCGGCTTCAGCCGGGAAAGCGCCAGTCGTCAGGCTGCAAGACTGAGGCTGATGCCACCGGCCTCTTCCCGGCTAAAGCCAGTCCCACAGGGGCATCGCGCACACCGACTGGCACTGCCTAAAACCCCGATTTGTGGGACCGGCTTCAGCCGGGAAAGCGCCAGTCGTCAGGCTGCAAGACTGAGGCTGATGCCACCGGCCTCTTCCCGGCTAAAGCCAGTCCCACAGGGGCATCGCGCACACCGACTGGCACTGCCTAAAACCCGATTTGTGCGACCGGCTTCAGCCGGGAAAGCGCCAGTCGTCACGTCGCAAAAGTGAGGGTGATGTCACTGGCATCTTCCCGGCTAAAGCCGGTCCCACAAAGGCATCGCGCACACCGATTGGCACTGGCTAAAACCCCGATTTGTGGGACCGGCTTCAGCCGGGAAAGCGCCAGTCGTCACGCCGCAAAAGTGAGGGTGATGCCACTGGCCTCTTCCCGGCTAAAGCCGGTCCCACAGGGGCATCGCGCACACCGATTGGCACTGGCTAAAACCCCGATTTGTGGGACCGGCTTCAGCCGGGAAAGCGCCAGTCGTCAGGCTGCAAGACTGAGGCTGATGCCACCGGCCTCTTCCCGGCTAAAGCCAGTCCCACAGGGGCATCGCGCACACCGACTGGCACTGCCTAAAACCCGATTTGTGGGACCGGCTTCAGCCGGGAAAGCGCCAGTCGTCACGTCGCAAAAGTGAGGGTGATGTCACTGGCCTCTTCCCGGCTAAAGCCGGTCCCACAATCACGCCTCACGCCCGGTCAAACCGCTGCGTCCATAAAACGCCACCACCACAAAACACCCCAGCGGCAGCAGGTACGCCAGCGCTGTGGAGAAGTGATCCGCCACCAGTCCCATGAAATACGGCATCAGCGCGCCGCCCACGATGGCCATGATCAGAAACGAGCTGCCGCGCTTGGTGTGCGGGCCGAGGTTTTTCACGCCCATGGCGAAGATCGTCGGGAACATGATCGACATGAAGAAGAACACCGCCACCAGCGCCACCACCGACACGCTTTCCACGCCGCTGACCACCACTGCACACAGCGCAACGTTGATCCACGCATAGACCATCAGCAGCCGCTGCGCCGGGATGCGGCCCATCAACCAAGTGCTGAAAAACCGTCCACACATGAAGCAAATCATCGCCACCGACAATAGGTAAGCGGCGGTCTGGCTGGTCATGCTGGCCCAGTGTTCGGTGACGTAGTTGATAAAGAACGCGCCCACGCCCACCTGCGCCGCGACGTAGAAAAACTGTGTGACCACGCCGCCGACAAACTCGCGGTGCTGCCAGAGCGTCTTGCTGTCACCGCGCTGGAGGCTCGACTCCTGCTCGCGCAGGTCGGGCATCGGCGTGCGGGCAAACAGCGCGGCGACCAGCAGCACAATCACGGCGATGACCACGTAGGTGGTCTGCAGCGAACTGTTGTCGCTGCCGGCATTGCTGCCGCCGAAGAACAACGCGCCGCCGAGCAGTGGCCCGACGAACTGCCCCAGGCCGTTGAACGATTGCGCCAGGTTCAGCCGTCGCTCCGCGCCCTTTGGGTCACCCAGCACGGTGGCGTAAGGGTTGGCGGCGGTCTCGAGACAGCCCAGCCCCAGCGCAATCACGAACAGCGCAAACAGAAAAAACGGGAAGCTCGCCGCGTTGGCGGCAGGCATGAACAGCAACGCGCCGGCGGCATACAGGCACAGCCCCAGCAGGATCCCGGCCTTATAGCCGAAGCGATCCATCAGCAGGCCAGCGGGCAAGGCGATGATGAAATACGCGCCGAAGTAGGCGGCCTGCAGCAGCCCGGACTGGGCCTTGCTGACGTGCAGGGTTTCCTGAAAATGCTTGTTCAACACGTCGAGCAGGCCATATGACAGGCCCCACAGAAAGAACAGACTGGTCACCAGCATCAACGCCACCCGTACCGACGGCGCGGCGTGGCGATAGACCGGGGTGTGGATCTTGGTGTCTTTGGTCAACATAACGCTCTCCTTATTGTTGTTGTTAAAGCGTGCAGCGTGATGAAGCGGATGTTCGGTTAACGCCGGGGGTCGCATCACTCCAAGGACTTGCAGGAGCGCGCTTGCCCGCGATTGCGGTATGTCAGCCGCCAGTGAGGTTGAATGTGCCGGCCCCATCGCGGGCAATCCCACTCCTGACATTGAAGCGCTTCAAGGCGGCTGATCTGCCAGGCTGAAAATCTGCGCCATGGGCTGCCATTTATTCCCGGGCTCGGTCCACGGCGTCGGCTTCTGAAACCGCCACATCAACGCCTCCCATTCCTGCACCTTGGGGTGGGCCGCCGATGCCTGATCCATTCCTTCAGCGCTGAACGCCGCGGTGGTGTCCATGACCATGAACAGCCGCGTGCCCAGTCGCCAGATCTGCATGTCGAGCACGCCCTGACGGCGCAAGTGCTCGGCGATTTCCGGCCAGATGCGCCGGTGCACCCGCTCGTATTCGGCGATCAGCGCCGGGTCATCGGCCAGGTCCAGGGCCATGCACAGGCGTTGTCCGTTGCTGTCATTGGCCAGGTCACTGCGCGTATCGCTGCTCATGTCAGTGCCCGGTCGAGATGCGTATAGCCGCCGTCCACCACCAACCATTGCCCGGTGGTGTGTGAAGCGCGCGAGGAGAGCAGGAACAGCACGCTGTCGGCGATTTCCGTCGGCGTGGTCATGCGCTGGCCGAGCGGGATCTTCTCGACAATCTTTGCCAGCTTGGCCTGTGGGTCCTCGAAGCTGGAAATCCAGCGTTCGTACAGCGGCGTCATGACCTCGGCCGGGATTACCGCGTTGACCCGCACACCGTCGGCCAGCAGCGACGCGGCCCACTCCCGGGTCAGCGACAGTTGCCCCCCTTTGGATGCGGTGTAGCCGCTGGTGCCGCCCTGGCCGGTGAGGGCGGTTTTCGAGCCGATGTTGACGATGGCGCCTTTGCTGGCCTTCAGCGCATCGACGCACAGATGGGCCATGACGTAGTAATGAATGAGGTTTTTTTCCAGCGACTCGACAAACGCGCTGCGGCCGGCGTCCAGTCCGACGTTGTCATTGACCCCGGCGTTGTTGACCAGCCCGTCGAGGCGCCCGAACCGTTCGAGCACCTGGCTCACTGCCGCTGCACAGCCTGCCTCGTCGCGCAGCTCGACCTGCACGAACAGCGTCTGCGGCTGGCGTCGGTCCAGTTCAGCGGCCAGCTCGGCGGGCAGCGGCTGGTTGGCGAAGATCACCGGGATCGCGCCTTCCTCCGCCAGCCCCAGCGAGATGGCCGCGCCGATCCCCGAGCCGCCGCCGGTGACGATGAACACTTTGTCTTGCAGATGCAGATTCATGGGCAGTTTCCTTGAAGGCCGTAAAGGCGAAGGGCGGTGCCGCCGCGCAGCGCGTCTTGCTCAGCGGTGGAGAGGCTGCTGATGGCGGTGTCGAAGAGGTGGTGGACCTGGCCGTAACTGCCGGCCAGTTGGCAAACCGGCCAGTCGGAGCCGAACATCAGCCGGTCCGGACCGAACAGCTCGAGGGCCAGGTAGAAATAGGGCAGCAGTTCCACCGCCCGCCAGTGTTGCCAGTCTGCTTCGGTGATCAGGCCGCTCAGCTTGCAGGCAACATGGGGCAGGGCGGCCAGCGGGGCGAGACGGTCAGCCCAGGCGATGGGGTCTTCCAGGGACAGGTCGGGCTTGCCGAGGTGATCGAGGATCAGGTGATGCTGATCGTGACGTCGGCAGAAGTCAGCAGCGGCGTGCAGGTCTTTGTCTTTAATCAGTACGTCGTACGCCAGGCCGTGGCGTTGCAGGTGGTGCATGCCACGGGCGAACGCCGGGTCCTTAAGGAACAGAGAGGGCGCGGGCTCGTCCTGAACAAGATGGCGAAACCCCACCAGTTTCGGCGCGTTTGCCCAGCGCGCCAGCTGCGTGTCCAGATCATCCGCGCGCAAATCGACCCAGCCCACCACGCCGAGAATCCACGGGTGGGTGGTGGCATGGGCGAGCAGTGCGCCCGTCTCGTCAAGGCTCTGCCGCGCCTGCACGGCAATGCAGCCGTCGACGCCGTGCTGGTCCAGCAATGGCTTCAAATCATCCGGCAGGAAATCCCGTTGCAACGGCGCATGGCGCTCGTCAATCCACGGGTAGTCCTGTGGCGTGTAGGTCCAGAAATGCTGGTGAGCATCCACCCGCAAGGGGGATGCCGGAACGCTTGAGTGTCGGGACGACATTGTTGTTGTACTCCGTCCGTTTCATGCCTGACGCAAGTTCCGCAGAGGCGCGAATTTGTAGGAGCCGGCTTGCTGGCGAACCCGATGTGCCAGGCGACTCAGCAGCGTCTGGTCGGACGCATTCGCGGGCAAGCGCGCTCCTACAAGGGTCCGGCGAT encodes the following:
- a CDS encoding sugar MFS transporter, whose protein sequence is MLTKDTKIHTPVYRHAAPSVRVALMLVTSLFFLWGLSYGLLDVLNKHFQETLHVSKAQSGLLQAAYFGAYFIIALPAGLLMDRFGYKAGILLGLCLYAAGALLFMPAANAASFPFFLFALFVIALGLGCLETAANPYATVLGDPKGAERRLNLAQSFNGLGQFVGPLLGGALFFGGSNAGSDNSSLQTTYVVIAVIVLLVAALFARTPMPDLREQESSLQRGDSKTLWQHREFVGGVVTQFFYVAAQVGVGAFFINYVTEHWASMTSQTAAYLLSVAMICFMCGRFFSTWLMGRIPAQRLLMVYAWINVALCAVVVSGVESVSVVALVAVFFFMSIMFPTIFAMGVKNLGPHTKRGSSFLIMAIVGGALMPYFMGLVADHFSTALAYLLPLGCFVVVAFYGRSGLTGREA
- a CDS encoding L-rhamnose mutarotase; its protein translation is MSSDTRSDLANDSNGQRLCMALDLADDPALIAEYERVHRRIWPEIAEHLRRQGVLDMQIWRLGTRLFMVMDTTAAFSAEGMDQASAAHPKVQEWEALMWRFQKPTPWTEPGNKWQPMAQIFSLADQPP
- a CDS encoding SDR family oxidoreductase, with the translated sequence MNLHLQDKVFIVTGGGSGIGAAISLGLAEEGAIPVIFANQPLPAELAAELDRRQPQTLFVQVELRDEAGCAAAVSQVLERFGRLDGLVNNAGVNDNVGLDAGRSAFVESLEKNLIHYYVMAHLCVDALKASKGAIVNIGSKTALTGQGGTSGYTASKGGQLSLTREWAASLLADGVRVNAVIPAEVMTPLYERWISSFEDPQAKLAKIVEKIPLGQRMTTPTEIADSVLFLLSSRASHTTGQWLVVDGGYTHLDRALT
- a CDS encoding amidohydrolase family protein, whose protein sequence is MSSRHSSVPASPLRVDAHQHFWTYTPQDYPWIDERHAPLQRDFLPDDLKPLLDQHGVDGCIAVQARQSLDETGALLAHATTHPWILGVVGWVDLRADDLDTQLARWANAPKLVGFRHLVQDEPAPSLFLKDPAFARGMHHLQRHGLAYDVLIKDKDLHAAADFCRRHDQHHLILDHLGKPDLSLEDPIAWADRLAPLAALPHVACKLSGLITEADWQHWRAVELLPYFYLALELFGPDRLMFGSDWPVCQLAGSYGQVHHLFDTAISSLSTAEQDALRGGTALRLYGLQGNCP